GCGGGTTCCGCCGACCTCGGTGGTCTTGACCGACTGTCCATCCATGATCACGACGGTCGGACATTCCGCGCGACCGGCCCGAAGTCGGGTAAGCCGGTAGAGTTCACGTTGCAGACAAACCCAGATGCCGGTTCGCTGCCATGACCGAAAGTACCAGTAGACCGTGTTCCAGGCAGGGAAATCTCTCGGCAGTTGGCGCCATTGGCAGCCGGTACGCAGCAGATAGAAGATCGCGTCCAGGACGGCACGAAGACTGATCCGTCGTCGTCGGCCGCGCCGGCTCGCTTTCGGCAGTAGCGGCTCAACAATCGACCATTGTTCATCCGTCACGTTCGATACGTACTGGCTACCGCCCATCCCTTGCCTCCGTTCAACGGACGGCAAGGAACACCGCAATCCTTAATTTCCAAACGCCCTCTAAGGGATCTCGGCACAATTCGTGCGATCGTCGCAGATGTGATGGGTCTGGCAGGCGGGCGGTTAGACATAGCGACCTTTCCTCCGCTTGCCGAATGGCCGGTTGGCGCGGTCGTTGGGGCATTCCGGAAGGAACATCCCGCCGTAACGATACACATTAAAGGCCCAACATGGGCGCGGATACCGGAAGTCGCCGAAATGGTCCGGGATGGTCGGTGCGAGCTAGGATTCACTGACGATAGCGAACTTGCGCATGGCCTGATCGCCCACCCGCTCGAGCCCCAAGACTATGTTGGAATCCTACCACCCGGGACGGTTATTGCAGACGATGGCGTGATTTCACTTGAGGATATCGTGGCACGCGGCCTGATTGTAGGACCGTGGTGGGAAACATCGCCTCCGTATATGGAGCTTCGGGCGAATTATCCAGATCTGGTACAGAATGCAATTGCTGTTCGAATTGAGTACCGGGAAGCTTACGTTCCACTCGTCGTCTCCGGAGCTGGGGCGGCAATTCTGCCGAGATTTGTCGGAGAACTCGCTTCTGCAGCGGGCGCTACGGTAGCGGAATTAGCTTGCCCGATTTGGCTCAAAACCCTTCTAGTTCAGCGGCCCGGAGACATGGCGCCTGCAGCGCGCGAGTTCCGCGATGTTACCTTGCAGCTTTATGGCAGAGTAGAAGCGCCGGCCGATATTCCTGAAAGTCAATCACATTCAACATGACGGATAGCAAGATGACATCCATCGACGAGATTACGAGGAAGCCTGCACAGGTATTAGCCGGGCTGATTCGCGAGCGCGAGCTATCATGCCTGGAAGTTACCTCGGCTTTCTTGAAAAGGATCGATGACATCAATCCAAAGATAAATGCATTTTGTACCGTCCTACACGAAGCGGCGCTCGCTGCGGCGGCGCAAGCCGATCAAGCCTTCACAAGCGGTTCTCCGATCGGACCGCTCCACGGCCTGCCGGTGGCGCTCAAGGATTTGACCCCGACTAAGGGAGTTAGGACCACGCGCGGCTCGCGTCTTTTCGAAAACGCCGTGCCAGCTGAGGACGCTGAGCTCGTCAGGAGGCTCAAGAAAGCCGGAGCCATTGTCATCGGCAAAACAAATACACCGGAGTTTGGGCATAAAGGCGAGACGGATAATCTCATTTTCGGCCCGACGCGCAACCCGTGGCGTCTCGATCGCACTCCTGGTGGATCGAGTGGGGGCTCAGCCGCTGCCGTAGCTGCGGGATTGGTTCCGTTTGCAGAGGGTAGCGATGGTGCGGGATCGATCCGAATCCCGGCGAGCATGTGCGGAATCTTCGGCTTCAAACCAAGCTACGGGCGAGTGCCCGATGTCGCTGGCCCATTCTCCAGCCACACTCCGTTCTTCCACAATGGTCCCCTGGCGCGAAGCGTGGGCGATGCCACGCTCCTATATCAGGCGATGGTTGGAGCCGACAGCGCTGATCCGTTCTCCGTTCCGACTGACCAGGATGTGCTGATGTCTCTTGACCACGGGGTTGCCGGCCTGCGCGTGGCATTCAGCGTGAATTTGGGGTACTTTGAGGTGTCCGATGAGGTGAAACTAGCCTGTACAAGGGCCACGGAGGCGTTTGCGGCGCTAGGTTGCGTCGTCGACGAGGTGGAGGTGGACTTCGACCGTGAATTGGAGGCGGCTTTCTTCACCCTCTGGTGTGCAAAGTTGGCGACTGTCTATTCCAACATCACGGACAGCGAATTCTCGTTGCTTGAGCCAGTGGTTCAGGGCCTGATCGAACAAGGCCGGCGATTGAGTGCCGTCGAATTTGGCCGCGCAAATCTCATGCGCGAAGTCGTTTGGAGTAGGCTGTGTTCTATTTTTGACAAGTATGATGTGTTGATCTGCCCAACAACAGCAGTTTCCGCCTTCCCTATTGAGAATGGGCCACCAGCTACGATCAACGGCGCGTCGATCAATCGCCTTCTGGGCTGGTTCCTGACTTATCCCTTCAACTTCACAGGAAATCCTGCCGCCTCCGTTCCTTGTGGATTTTCTCATGACGGCCTCCCAATCGGGATGCAGATTATCGGAAGGCGCCTCGATGACGGCTTGGTTTTACGAGCTTCCCGCACGTTCGAGCGTCTATCTCCTTGGCCCAAACTAGCAAATCCAAGCTTTTAACTTTTAATGACCGTGTCCCGTTAAGTGGATTGATCATAGGACCAATGGCTGGCCGGCATTGTCGCGAAATTCCTGAAGCCCGCAACACCTATTTCGCGCCTAGCTGGCCAA
This window of the Chelatococcus sp. HY11 genome carries:
- a CDS encoding substrate-binding domain-containing protein → MGLAGGRLDIATFPPLAEWPVGAVVGAFRKEHPAVTIHIKGPTWARIPEVAEMVRDGRCELGFTDDSELAHGLIAHPLEPQDYVGILPPGTVIADDGVISLEDIVARGLIVGPWWETSPPYMELRANYPDLVQNAIAVRIEYREAYVPLVVSGAGAAILPRFVGELASAAGATVAELACPIWLKTLLVQRPGDMAPAAREFRDVTLQLYGRVEAPADIPESQSHST
- a CDS encoding amidase family protein, translated to MTSIDEITRKPAQVLAGLIRERELSCLEVTSAFLKRIDDINPKINAFCTVLHEAALAAAAQADQAFTSGSPIGPLHGLPVALKDLTPTKGVRTTRGSRLFENAVPAEDAELVRRLKKAGAIVIGKTNTPEFGHKGETDNLIFGPTRNPWRLDRTPGGSSGGSAAAVAAGLVPFAEGSDGAGSIRIPASMCGIFGFKPSYGRVPDVAGPFSSHTPFFHNGPLARSVGDATLLYQAMVGADSADPFSVPTDQDVLMSLDHGVAGLRVAFSVNLGYFEVSDEVKLACTRATEAFAALGCVVDEVEVDFDRELEAAFFTLWCAKLATVYSNITDSEFSLLEPVVQGLIEQGRRLSAVEFGRANLMREVVWSRLCSIFDKYDVLICPTTAVSAFPIENGPPATINGASINRLLGWFLTYPFNFTGNPAASVPCGFSHDGLPIGMQIIGRRLDDGLVLRASRTFERLSPWPKLANPSF